AAGCGGCTCGCCGTGACCGACGGCGCGCTGGGCCTGCACCTCGAAAAGCTGGAGCAGGCTGGCTATATCAGCTGCCAAAAAGCGTTCGTCGGCGTGCGGCCGAAGTCGACATATCGCATCACGGCCGCCGGCCAAAAATCTCTGAAAAACTATCTTGAAGCGATGCAGACGCTGATTGACTCAGTCAATGCAAAACCAAAGTAGCAGCGTGGCCGTTTCTTCCAAAATCCGCAGTGGTGACCCGTGGGTTGATGCTAGCTGCGGGCCTTGATCGTACGTGCCGCGTAGGCCTGCACACTTGCCAAAACCTCCGGCGAGCACCAGCGGTCGATCACTGACGAGGCCTCGGCCAATGTCTGCCGCTGGGCTGCCTCGACCAGGGGTCGACGCACCGCCGCTTTGGTCGCCGCGTACGTGCCGGCGGGAAGTGCGGCCAATTCGCCGGCAACTTCGCAGGCACGGTCGAGCAGTTGCTCGGCGTCCACCAGTTCGTCAACCAATCCTCGTGCGTGCGCGTCGACGGGCTGCCAGGTTCGACCTGTCAGAATCAACTCCTGGAAATGTTGCGGCGGTGTGACAAACCGCGCGATCTCGAGGGCCCAGGCCGGAAACTGCACGCCGACCAACACCTCGGTGAGACCGATCCGCGCCGTGCCGCGCGCCAGCAGCTTCACATCGCAGGCCATCATTACAATGGCCCCGCCGGCGATAGCATGGCCGTTGACCGCCGCCACCAGCGGTTTGGGAAATTTCACCAGCCGCTCGAAGCCGTTGATCATAGCGGGGATGAACTCGCGAACATATTCTGGCCCCCCGGCCGCAAGCGCCGGTAAGTCGACGCCCGCACCGAAAACGCGCCCCTGCCCCGTGATCACCACAGCCCCACTGTCGCTGCGTTCGATTTGCTCAAGCGCATCGGACAGCGCCGTGAGAAACGCGATATCGAGCGCATTCCCTCGGCCACGCACCATGTGCAGAATTGTCACCGGACCGCGATGTTCGAGTTCGATCATGGCGAGAGCTCCCTGAGGGGCAAGTGAAGTCGCACAGGGGTCAATGTACTCCGCGTAATCACGCCTGGGAAAACGATCCGCTGAGGGTACGCGTGTCTTGCGCATCTTGCCACGCTGCCCGCGTTGTCCATCTCGCGCGAATCGACCTAGACCTGTTTCCTGATCTGGTCTAAGTTTTGGCCCGCTAAGGCTATCCATTGCCAGGGGCTCCTGCCGTTCTAGCGCCTGTGGCACCACTCCCGATTCCGCCTTTCTGGAGTTATTTCAATGAACGCGCGACACTCCATCCTCGCCGTGGCCCTGATTACTGCATTCGGTTCCGTCCCCACGGAATCCCGCGGGCAGGCCGGAGAGGCCCAAACCGTGAACGCCGCCATCGAAGTATTCCAAGGCTTCACAGCCTTCCGCGCGCAATCGATTCCGCAGTCGATGTTGGCCGACGCTCAGGCCGTGGCCATCATCCCCAATGTCGTCAAAGGAGGCTTTGTGATCGCCGGACGATTTGGTCGCGGCGTCTTATTGGTGCGCGAGCCGAACGGCGTTTGGCGTGCGCCGGTTTTCGTAACCTTCACCGGCGGCAGTGTCGGCTGGCAGGTGGGCCTGCAATCGTCCGACGTCGTGTTGGTATTCAAAAACCGCAAAGGTGTCGAATCGATGCTCTCGGGCAGTGAGTTCACGCTAGGAGCCGACGCCTCGATCGCCGCCGGCCCAGTCGGTAGGCAAGCCTCGGCCGGCACCGACGTAAAGCTCAACGCCGAGATCTATTCCTACTCGCGCAGTCGCGGCCTATTCGCAGGCGTATCGCTCGATGGTTCGGTGCTGAAGGTCGACAATAACGCGGCCGCTCTTTTCTATGGTCCCAGCGGCGTCGTGCCGCCGCAGGCGGCGCAATTGGTGGAACTGGTGGCCAAGACTACCGTAGGCGGACCGGAAAATCCCGCGATGGTCGACGCCGCCGCAGCCGGCGCCCCGGTCGGAGGTGCAACACCCGAGCAAGTGCGCGCGGCGCTAGTCGCCTCGTCGCGGCAACTCGATCCGCTGCTCGACGAGAATTGGAAAAAGTATCTGGCACTGCCGCCGCAAGTGCTGGCCGGGCAGCCGCCGGTTCGCTCCGACCTGGTGGCCACGGTGGCCCGCTACGACCAGATCGTGCAAGATGCGCAGTACAAGGCGCTCACCGATCGGCCAGAATTTCGTAACACACGTGATCTGCTGCATCGCTTTCTGACAGCGAGCGATGCGGCCGAGGCCGCGGCCACCGCCAGCAATGGGCTCGGCGCGCTCCCGCCTCCGCCAGGAACCGTCCCGGCCCCCGTATTGCCCAGCCCGCAATAACTCTGCATAGCATGGCAGTATCACGGCGAACGTATTCCGTCGCCGCGGCTGCGAAGCCGGCAAGCACGTGAATCCGCATTGGCGTCGGCCAATGCAGCGCAAACGTGTTGGTGGTTTTCTTGCACCCTGGCGACAAGCCAGTTAACCTGAGGCGACGCGTCCAACCCCGCCTGCCTCAGCGTCCGTTCGAGTTGCCCAGCCGTGAAATCCCCCCAATCGCCCCTCAGGCGTTCACAATTCCAACTGTCACGACGTACCGCCATTCAGGCTGGTGCGATCGGCCTGTTGAATTTGGGAATGAATCACGTGGCCGGCCTGCGGGCACTGGCCGATCAGGCGACGATCGCGCGTGCAGCGCTCCCAAAGGCCAAGTCGGTCATTTACATCTTCCTGTCTGGGGGTTTGGCGCAGCAGGACAGCTTCGACATGAAGCCCGACGCGCCTGACGCAATCCGCGGCGAGTTCAAACCGATCGCCACGCGCACTCCCGGTATCCAGATATGCGAGCACTTGCCGCGTCTGGCCGAGCGCAGCGAGATGTGGTCGCTAGTGCGGTCAATGGCTCATACCCATCCCGACCATTCGGCCGGCCACCTGCTGATGCTCAGCGGCCGCTCGGAGCTATCTCTCGGTTTCGATGGCACCAAGCCCAAGAATAGCGACTGGCCCTCGATGGCGGCCGTGGCCAACACCGTCTGCACGGGGCGGAACAATCTGCCGCCGAGCATTGTGCTGCCGGAGGTACTGATTCATCGCGAGGGGCGAGTTATTCCCGGGCAATTCGCCGGCGAAATGGGCGCACATCGCAATCCCATGTTTGTCAATTATTCGCCTTTCAACGCTCAATCGTACGGGGCATGGCCCGAGTATGGCTTTAGTCACGCCCGCGCGGGCGAAAACCCTGCCGGCTTTGTCTTTCAAGCGCCCAATCTATCACTGCCTGTCGAGATGGACGCACGGCGATTGAACGAACGGTTGGGACTGCTCGATACGATCGACGCGCAGCGGACGATGCTAGAACGTGCCGCCGACAACAAGCCTTTCGATCGTTACCGTCAGCAAGCGATTTCACTGTTGGCCGACCCGCAAACGCAACGGGCATTCAGCGTGACCGATGCCGATCCCAAGGTGTTGGATCGTTATGGCCGCAACACGTTTGGCTGGTCGCTTCTAATCGCGCGGCAACTGATCGAGGCTGGCGTCAACATGGTGCAGGTCAACTTGGGAAATGACGAAACCTGGGACACGCACGTCAACGCCTTCCCGATTCTGAAGGATTTTCTTTTTCCGCCGACCGATCGCGCGGTCTCGGCATTGCTCGACGACCTCGCCGAGCGCGGCTTACTCGAGTCGACGCTGATTGTGATGGCTGGCGAGATGGGACGCACGCCCAAGATCTCGACGCTTCCGCAATTCAAAGGCAAGCCGGGACGCGACCATTGGGGAACCCAAACGGTTTTCTTCGCCGGCGGCGGAGTGCGCGGCGGCACTGTCATTGGGTCGACGGACAAAATTGGCGCCTTCCCGGCCGCCAATCCGCAAAAGCCCGAAAACATGGCCGCCACTATTTACCAGGCACTGGGCATTCCTCGCGAGCTCGCCTGGCACGACGTTAACGATCGCCCCCACTTCATTTACCACGGCGACCCCATCCCAGGTTTAAGGGCGGAAGAGTCGCAAACCTAGGAACGCGTCCGTGCGGAAGTTGTGCTCCCGCGCGATCGCCGGTTTGCGACCCAGGCAACCCTTTCTCCGTTTTAGATCGTCGCCCCACTTTGGTTGAATTGGCTTCTGCCGCGCCGGGCACTTGCCGTCAGCGCCCGTCGACCAGAAGGCCGAACATGCCTCAGCGAGTCGCGCTCACGGCGTCCAATGGCAATGTGTAGCCGAGGGCACCAATCACTTTTTGGTCTCGATAGTTGCTGTGACACATCGTACATTTGTCCATTACGATCGGGAGCGGCGTCGCGGCACGCAGAAATCGCTTGCCGTCCTTGGCAGCCTGCTCTTCGTAATAGGGCTTGCCCGCCAGAAGTGCCGTGATTGCGTTTTTTTCAAACGTGTCTTGGGGGGAGTTCTCCGCGTTCAGGGGCTCGCCCGTGGCATCGAGAAGACGCACTTCGTGCCAGCCTTTCTCCTTCATTCCTGCGAACAGAACCTTGAAGGCTTCCCCCGCCGGTAGGTCGGAATCCTCTTCGACATAATGCTTGGTGATTAACACGATGGCCGTTTTATAGATATCGTCGAGCAGCTTTACTTCACGGCGAGCCCGATTGAGCTCGCGGTTTTCCTCGACTGCCTTGGCATCGTCGGCGCCAGACGCCACCGACCGCGCTGTCATTGCGGCCCCCAGCGTCAGTATTGTCAGACAAAGACCTAGGGAAAAACGGCGATGTTTATGCATTGTGGACATGAGAACTCCTGAAAGGTTGCGACGACTTGTGCGTGGCTAATACTAGACACATATATCCAGTATTCGGCCAGTCTATGATTTGCTATACTGGATGTCAACATCCTGATTCAGGAGAGTTTCGTGCTGACACAAACTGTCGAATACGCATTGCGGGCTTTAGTGGCACTCGCTGCGCGGCCGGACCACCCGCAGACTAATCGCCAATTAGCCGAGGTCACCAAAGTATCCGGTCCCTACCTGTCGAAGGTGTTGCAGCTGCTCACCAAGGAGGGGTTGGTCGTGGCGCATCGCGGCGTGCGCGGTGGCTTTAGCCTCGGGCGGCCCGCCCGGCAAATCACAATCCTTGCAGCAGTCAATGCTGTCGACCCCATTCATCGCATCACGGTCTGCCCCTTGGGGCTCAAGGCGCACGGCAAGCGATTGTGCCCATTGCACAAAAAGATGGACGCGGCGCTTGCGCAGATGGAGAAGGCATTCGGCTCTACAACGCTGGCCGACGTGCTGGCCGAGCCGAGCCAAAGCGTGCCACTGTGCAACTTCCCGCGGCCGGCTTGTCCGTGAGTGCGGCAGGCAGGTGCCTAAGAATTCTTCAGCCGTGTCAGCAACGATTTATTATCGCGGCAAGATATAGCAGTCCTACGCCGCGCTGGCCTGGCGACGTGCAAAAATGCTTGACTCCAACGCAGTAACTCTAGAGACTGCGTTCCAGGGTGAGGACGATAGGAGAGCGGCGTCGGCGTCGCTCATTTCATTTCGCGCATGCATTTCCGCGTAGCGTGCCCCTTAATCCCGATCACTGCGCCGGCTAACCGCACGTCTGTTGGCTGTGGCTCTGGGAGATCTGCGCGATCCATCGCGCTATCGGTCATTCTCCGCCGATTAGACGCCCGCGAGAAACGCCGGTTGGGGCACGGCGACACCAAAGGGGAGCACATGCCGCAAGGTACATACCGTCGCGCCCAGGTTTGCGCGACGTTGCGGCAATATCACCCTGTTTCGTCTCCAATCTTCCACGGCTTTTTTAGTGCGAATCGGCTAGCACGAAGAGGTCATTCGCTTTCGCTTTATTTCGTGGCCGGTAGGGGCTCGTGATTAGTTAATGGATGACGGGAGACCACACTACCATGTCACATTTGCGTCGGATCTTTGCCGTACCGCGAGCAAGCGTCAAATCCATCCTCGGCTGCCTCATTGAGGCGCCGGGTGAGGCACCACCAAACGAGCTATTAGCGACGTCCTTCGGCCGGCGATTGTGGCGCATTGTACTGCGTGCCGTGGCCGTGCCCTCGCGAGGTGTAATTGGCCGGCTGGCAGATTTAGATTTGCGATGTCAGGGCGCGGTTGCCGCGATCTTGCGTAAATCAATTTTAGCGATTCTCGGCATGCGGAAACTCGACCATCGACATGTTCGGCGCGCGGCAGGGTTTCGCGGTCGCGTGCCGCGGTGCACCACGTTGGCCGTCGAAGGATTGGAAGATCGCCGGTTGCTGACGCTGCTGGGGCAGCAAATCTATCCCGCCGACAACCCCTGGAATCAGAATATCGCGAATGCGCCAGTGGCAGCGAACTCGGCAGCCATCATCACTAAGATCGGCACTTCCGTCCGTCTCCATCCCGATTGGGGCGCTGATAGTGCTGCCAACGGAAATGACCCTCTGTACGGAATTCCGGTGAATATCGTACACGGCAACAGCACGGCCAAAGTGAACGTGAGCATCGACAATTATCCCGACGAAAGCGACATCGTGCCGGTGCCGATTCCCGCGAACGCCGTCCTGGAAGGGGATTTCCAAAACGGACCGAATCTAAACGGCGGGGGTTATGGTGAAAATGGCAACCCAAACCAGCGGGGCGATTCGCATCTCATCATCTGGGACGAAGATAATAACATCGCCTATGAGCTGTATGGCGTGTCTCGACCGAATGACCCCACGCTTTTTCCCAATAACGATGACGTCGAGGTAACCAAGACGGATAACGCCTGGCATGCGGCACAGGAAACGGTCTGGAACATGAATACCGACACGTTTCGCACGTTGGGGGCCACTTCGGCGGATGCCGCCGGACTATCGATCCTGGCGGGGCTGGCCCGGCCTGACGAGGGATTACCGGTCTCAGAAGGAGGCCAGGGGGCCATCAACCACGCGCTACGCGTGACCTTGCCCGGCAGCGACGTAAATCCTCAATACACGTATCCCGCCTCACACGAGGTCAGCGAATCTCAGGGTTCGAACAAGTTGCCGCTCGGGGGTCGGTTGCGGCTAGAGAATACACCCGCCATCAACTCGCTCATCGCGAACATGCCCCCCGAATCGCAGATCGTTGCCCGGGCCATGCAGCAGTATGGCCTGATCGTTGCGGACATCGGCAGCGCCATGTATGTCACCGGCACATCGGCTAGTGAGAACGCTAACGGCCAGATCAGTCAGACTTGGAACTTGGACGATATTTTCGCTAGCAACGGGCTCGAAGTTCTGACCGCCGGCGACTTCCAAGTGGTCGACCTGACACCGCGCGTCACCAGCCTGAGCGCCTCGAGCGGCGCGGCGGGCAGTGCGATTACGATAACGGGGCAAAACTTCTCCGGCGCGGCGGGCCACCTGTCCGTGTTATTCGGAACGACGCCGGCCAGTTCGATAACGATCGTCAGCGACTCGCAAATCACGGCCGTTGTTCCGCAAGGTTCAGGGACGGTGCCTGTCACCGTGCAATCTGGCGTCAACGAAACCGATCATATCAGCGACAATCCCAACGCCAATGTGAATGCCCCCATTTTTGGCTATGGCGTCTCGGCCAGCACTTCCGCCGATCAGTTCACATTTACGACATCTTCCCTCCCTGGCGACGCCAATCACGACGGCGTGGTGAACGGTCTCGACATTCAAACCGTGGCGTCGCACTGGCTCACAAATGGTCCTACGGGGGATGTGAATAGCGATGGCTTGGTCAATGGTCTGGACATCCAGGTCATTGCGTCGCGTTGGCTGGCCACCGCGGGCGGAGCAGCCGGCACGATGTTTACTGCTGACGGCGAGACAACCGCCACGACGCTAAGTGCCTCGCTCGTGACAAGCCTCAATGTGCCGGCGCGCGGCGTCAATTTGCCGCCAGACGGGAACGCCCATGAACAGTCTGCGGATTGGGGTCCAATGGCGTCGAGCGAACGGTTTGTCCCCACGCGCGGCACCGAGCTCCGTATCAAGGACGATTCTGACCGTGCGACGCTGGCGAGCGAGTTCGCGACGTTTGTATCCCCTGGCGAGGACGAGTCGCCGCGATCGCGGGCAGCGGTCCCACGGATCCGCCCGCTCTAAAAGGAGTTGCCATCGGTGCAATTCTTGGCGTTGCGATGCGTTTTATCTTTTTGGGCTGGCTTACCTGCGGGCGAATTTGGACAGGCCTGCGTCAAGTCATTGCCGGAAAAAAATTGCCGCCTTTGGGTCGCTCCTGGCGAAGCGGCCGCGGGCCGTCTGTGAGGATTTCACCGGCGGCTTGCTCTATTTCGGCTCCACTCTGCGGTTTCTGGGCAAGGTTTGCAGATTAATTGGTCCTCGCTCGCCGATCGGCATACTCGGACCGTTGACGGCGGCGTAGTTGGCTGCAATCCTAGACGCATCACCTCCGTCGCGCCCGACATTTCCGCGAACTAAGATTGACCAATCGGCAGCGGCCCACGAGGGCTTTTCTCTCCGACGCACGAAGCGTTCGGTTGCCGATATTGTCAGCACGGTAAACGCGGTTTCGATCCAATCCGCATTTCGAGAATTCGCTGCAATGAGTCTACCTGTGTCGACTGCGCTCATATCAGGAAAGTTGACCGTGGGTGCCGCGCCGTTGCCGATCGTGCATCTACTGCGCGCCGTCGGGTCGCATCTAATCGTGTGGCATCACCTGGCCTTTTATGGCCCGATCTCGGATACGGCCTACACGATTTCGCCGGCGTTGTTCGATTGGCTGGTGAATTACGCGCGGATGGCGGTGCAGGTTTTCTTTGTGTTGGGGGGATTTGTCGCGGCGCGCAAGCTGAACCGTCCGCAACGTTGGACAGCCAAGATTCTTGGCAGCGAGATATTGGCACGCTACCGGCGAGTTGGCATCCCGTATTTAGCGGCCCTCGTCGTGGCCGTGCTGGCCAACGAAGTGGCCCGGCGGACACTGGATCATGAGTCGATTTCGGCCCCGCCTTCGATCGTACAACTAGCGGCCCATGCCTTCTTCTTGCAGGACTTGCTCGATTACGAGCCGCTGACCGCTGGCATCTGGTACTTGGCGGTCGACTTTCAGTTGGGCCTGCTAGTGCTGTTGATCCTGGCGGCCTGCCAACGCTTGCGCGGCGCCAACCAGCGCGATCCCGAGGCTGGCTTCCGTCTGGCCCAGTGGATCTTTTGGCCTATGGCCACGGCTTCGCTGTGGTGGTTGAACCGGCAAGAGCAGTTCGATTCGTTCGCCGTCTACTTCTTTGGCAGCTACTTTGGCGGGATGGTGGCGGCCTGGGCGCTGGATGGCC
The sequence above is drawn from the Pirellulales bacterium genome and encodes:
- a CDS encoding enoyl-CoA hydratase/isomerase family protein, yielding MIELEHRGPVTILHMVRGRGNALDIAFLTALSDALEQIERSDSGAVVITGQGRVFGAGVDLPALAAGGPEYVREFIPAMINGFERLVKFPKPLVAAVNGHAIAGGAIVMMACDVKLLARGTARIGLTEVLVGVQFPAWALEIARFVTPPQHFQELILTGRTWQPVDAHARGLVDELVDAEQLLDRACEVAGELAALPAGTYAATKAAVRRPLVEAAQRQTLAEASSVIDRWCSPEVLASVQAYAARTIKARS
- a CDS encoding IPT/TIG domain-containing protein — encoded protein: MPRCTTLAVEGLEDRRLLTLLGQQIYPADNPWNQNIANAPVAANSAAIITKIGTSVRLHPDWGADSAANGNDPLYGIPVNIVHGNSTAKVNVSIDNYPDESDIVPVPIPANAVLEGDFQNGPNLNGGGYGENGNPNQRGDSHLIIWDEDNNIAYELYGVSRPNDPTLFPNNDDVEVTKTDNAWHAAQETVWNMNTDTFRTLGATSADAAGLSILAGLARPDEGLPVSEGGQGAINHALRVTLPGSDVNPQYTYPASHEVSESQGSNKLPLGGRLRLENTPAINSLIANMPPESQIVARAMQQYGLIVADIGSAMYVTGTSASENANGQISQTWNLDDIFASNGLEVLTAGDFQVVDLTPRVTSLSASSGAAGSAITITGQNFSGAAGHLSVLFGTTPASSITIVSDSQITAVVPQGSGTVPVTVQSGVNETDHISDNPNANVNAPIFGYGVSASTSADQFTFTTSSLPGDANHDGVVNGLDIQTVASHWLTNGPTGDVNSDGLVNGLDIQVIASRWLATAGGAAGTMFTADGETTATTLSASLVTSLNVPARGVNLPPDGNAHEQSADWGPMASSERFVPTRGTELRIKDDSDRATLASEFATFVSPGEDESPRSRAAVPRIRPL
- a CDS encoding DUF3365 domain-containing protein, which translates into the protein MSTMHKHRRFSLGLCLTILTLGAAMTARSVASGADDAKAVEENRELNRARREVKLLDDIYKTAIVLITKHYVEEDSDLPAGEAFKVLFAGMKEKGWHEVRLLDATGEPLNAENSPQDTFEKNAITALLAGKPYYEEQAAKDGKRFLRAATPLPIVMDKCTMCHSNYRDQKVIGALGYTLPLDAVSATR
- a CDS encoding transcriptional regulator, giving the protein MAINFNGLDTTVHGPVRLGVLTALQVDGRLDFTTLKKRLAVTDGALGLHLEKLEQAGYISCQKAFVGVRPKSTYRITAAGQKSLKNYLEAMQTLIDSVNAKPK
- a CDS encoding lipid-binding SYLF domain-containing protein gives rise to the protein MNARHSILAVALITAFGSVPTESRGQAGEAQTVNAAIEVFQGFTAFRAQSIPQSMLADAQAVAIIPNVVKGGFVIAGRFGRGVLLVREPNGVWRAPVFVTFTGGSVGWQVGLQSSDVVLVFKNRKGVESMLSGSEFTLGADASIAAGPVGRQASAGTDVKLNAEIYSYSRSRGLFAGVSLDGSVLKVDNNAAALFYGPSGVVPPQAAQLVELVAKTTVGGPENPAMVDAAAAGAPVGGATPEQVRAALVASSRQLDPLLDENWKKYLALPPQVLAGQPPVRSDLVATVARYDQIVQDAQYKALTDRPEFRNTRDLLHRFLTASDAAEAAATASNGLGALPPPPGTVPAPVLPSPQ
- a CDS encoding DUF1501 domain-containing protein, whose amino-acid sequence is MNHVAGLRALADQATIARAALPKAKSVIYIFLSGGLAQQDSFDMKPDAPDAIRGEFKPIATRTPGIQICEHLPRLAERSEMWSLVRSMAHTHPDHSAGHLLMLSGRSELSLGFDGTKPKNSDWPSMAAVANTVCTGRNNLPPSIVLPEVLIHREGRVIPGQFAGEMGAHRNPMFVNYSPFNAQSYGAWPEYGFSHARAGENPAGFVFQAPNLSLPVEMDARRLNERLGLLDTIDAQRTMLERAADNKPFDRYRQQAISLLADPQTQRAFSVTDADPKVLDRYGRNTFGWSLLIARQLIEAGVNMVQVNLGNDETWDTHVNAFPILKDFLFPPTDRAVSALLDDLAERGLLESTLIVMAGEMGRTPKISTLPQFKGKPGRDHWGTQTVFFAGGGVRGGTVIGSTDKIGAFPAANPQKPENMAATIYQALGIPRELAWHDVNDRPHFIYHGDPIPGLRAEESQT
- a CDS encoding acyltransferase produces the protein MSLPVSTALISGKLTVGAAPLPIVHLLRAVGSHLIVWHHLAFYGPISDTAYTISPALFDWLVNYARMAVQVFFVLGGFVAARKLNRPQRWTAKILGSEILARYRRVGIPYLAALVVAVLANEVARRTLDHESISAPPSIVQLAAHAFFLQDLLDYEPLTAGIWYLAVDFQLGLLVLLILAACQRLRGANQRDPEAGFRLAQWIFWPMATASLWWLNRQEQFDSFAVYFFGSYFGGMVAAWALDGRLPKKALWAYGGLVAGALVLDWRPRLLVALMTVLAISLAELTRETRSEWSSRVWGVARYWGERSYSLFLVHFPVCLVVTAFFAEYVVDRPHAALGVLVLEYSLSLIAAVAFYQLIERQILRALSQRRARTAAAPMNSAGQAV
- a CDS encoding Rrf2 family transcriptional regulator, with product MLTQTVEYALRALVALAARPDHPQTNRQLAEVTKVSGPYLSKVLQLLTKEGLVVAHRGVRGGFSLGRPARQITILAAVNAVDPIHRITVCPLGLKAHGKRLCPLHKKMDAALAQMEKAFGSTTLADVLAEPSQSVPLCNFPRPACP